One window of the Arthrobacter sp. D5-1 genome contains the following:
- a CDS encoding sugar transferase yields MVRVPVLRSGKAAAPQGAAHASAGSAFRTDSAAATVNPPASPWIGKSAAAQRTEKAGLAALRSDVTLDPVTPPVTHRHARIKAPLKDRLTWTRFLTTSLLLADTALVAGAVLAGTALSPDGMGVSPGSPAQAQHLSMGLVLGVVWLAALEVYRTRDPKVLGVGPEEYKRVLSASFRVFGFLAIVAVVFRLEAVSSFVLISLPLGLVALTGSRWGFRRWLSHEKSRGRCLSRAIVVGEPQDVRYVIKQINRKSGAAYDILGACLPGARRGTVLAVDHLRVPVLSSIYGVAHTVRQTGANAVIVAGPVPGGNQFIQELGWRLEENAAELVLAATLTNVAGPRIHWRPVEGLPLMHVDIPHYSGGKHTLKRLMDITVSAAALLVLAPVLLVLAAIVRADSPGPVLFKQERIGKRGTTFQMLKFRSMVVDAEAHLEALGSQDEGAGVLFKIRGDPRVTRCGRWMRKYSLDELPQFWNVLVGNMSLVGPRPPLSREVSGYERHTHRRLLIKPGITGLWQINGRSDLPWDEAVRLDLYYVENWSIAGDLMIMWRTFRAMTRPSGAY; encoded by the coding sequence ATGGTGAGAGTTCCAGTCTTGCGATCAGGCAAGGCAGCGGCACCCCAGGGTGCCGCTCATGCCTCCGCGGGGTCAGCCTTCCGGACAGACTCTGCCGCCGCCACCGTCAATCCGCCGGCGTCTCCCTGGATTGGCAAGTCCGCTGCTGCACAGCGGACTGAAAAGGCGGGACTGGCGGCGCTGAGGTCGGATGTCACCCTGGACCCCGTGACGCCGCCAGTCACCCACCGCCACGCGCGGATCAAGGCACCGCTCAAAGACCGTTTGACGTGGACTCGCTTCCTGACCACCAGCCTCCTGTTGGCTGACACGGCCTTGGTTGCCGGAGCTGTCCTGGCCGGGACAGCCCTGAGCCCCGATGGAATGGGCGTATCGCCCGGAAGCCCGGCACAGGCCCAACACTTGTCCATGGGGTTGGTCCTGGGAGTGGTCTGGTTGGCGGCCCTGGAGGTGTACAGGACGCGCGATCCCAAAGTCCTCGGAGTAGGCCCGGAGGAGTACAAACGGGTACTTTCTGCCAGCTTCCGGGTTTTCGGATTCCTGGCCATCGTTGCGGTGGTATTCCGTCTGGAGGCTGTCAGTTCCTTTGTCCTGATCTCCTTGCCGCTGGGCCTGGTGGCCCTGACCGGAAGCAGATGGGGCTTCCGCCGATGGTTGAGCCATGAGAAGTCGAGGGGCCGTTGCCTTTCCCGCGCGATCGTTGTGGGCGAACCCCAGGACGTCAGGTACGTCATCAAGCAGATCAACCGAAAGTCCGGTGCCGCCTACGACATCCTGGGTGCCTGCCTCCCAGGTGCCCGCCGCGGTACCGTCCTGGCCGTGGACCACCTGCGCGTACCGGTCCTTTCCTCCATTTACGGCGTGGCGCATACCGTCCGGCAGACCGGTGCCAACGCAGTGATCGTGGCAGGCCCGGTTCCTGGTGGAAACCAGTTCATTCAGGAACTTGGATGGCGGCTGGAGGAAAATGCCGCTGAGTTGGTTCTGGCCGCTACCTTGACCAACGTTGCAGGTCCACGCATCCACTGGCGGCCCGTTGAGGGACTTCCACTCATGCACGTTGACATTCCGCATTACTCCGGCGGCAAGCACACGCTCAAGCGGCTGATGGACATCACAGTATCTGCAGCGGCTTTGCTCGTCCTGGCTCCTGTCTTGCTCGTCCTGGCCGCAATCGTCCGGGCCGACAGCCCCGGGCCTGTCCTGTTCAAGCAGGAGAGGATCGGAAAGCGGGGCACGACCTTCCAGATGCTGAAGTTCCGTTCCATGGTGGTGGATGCCGAAGCACACCTTGAAGCCCTTGGCAGCCAGGATGAGGGAGCCGGAGTCCTGTTCAAGATCCGCGGAGACCCCCGCGTTACCCGGTGCGGCCGGTGGATGCGCAAGTACTCCCTGGATGAACTGCCGCAGTTCTGGAATGTCCTGGTGGGAAACATGAGCCTGGTGGGGCCCAGGCCGCCACTGTCACGGGAAGTCAGCGGCTACGAGCGCCATACTCACCGCCGGCTGTTGATCAAACCCGGAATCACGGGGTTGTGGCAAATCAACGGACGCTCTGACCTTCCGTGGGACGAGGCAGTCCGGCTGGATCTCTACTACGTGGAGAACTGGTCAATAGCGGGGGACCTCATGATCATGTGGCGGACCTTCCGGGCGATGACCCGGCCATCGGGCGCCTATTAG
- a CDS encoding acetyltransferase: protein MSELLLIAASGLAREVLAMVRSNGPFDVIGILDDDEDKLGRVVDGAHVLGPIRDALNFPHALLLVCIGSGSGREAVVMRLRTLGLDEGRYATAIDPSVQVPEGCMIGRGSILLAHVSMTASVTIGNHVVAMPGVTFTHDDDISDFATFASGVSLGGNVHIGRAAYVGMNASVRERTSIGANATIGMGAAVLTDVPAEETWAGVPARVIKRGNSPALEGIQ from the coding sequence ATGAGTGAACTTCTCCTCATAGCAGCCAGCGGCCTGGCCAGGGAGGTCCTGGCCATGGTCCGCAGCAACGGGCCCTTTGACGTCATCGGGATCCTCGACGACGACGAAGACAAACTCGGTCGGGTGGTGGACGGCGCCCACGTCCTGGGCCCCATCCGGGATGCCCTGAATTTCCCCCATGCATTGTTGCTGGTGTGCATCGGATCAGGATCGGGGCGGGAAGCCGTCGTCATGCGGCTCAGGACCCTGGGACTGGATGAAGGCCGATATGCCACGGCCATAGACCCCTCCGTGCAGGTCCCCGAAGGCTGCATGATCGGCAGGGGCAGCATCCTCCTAGCCCACGTGAGCATGACAGCGTCCGTGACGATCGGCAACCACGTAGTAGCCATGCCCGGCGTGACCTTCACCCACGACGACGACATCAGTGACTTTGCGACTTTCGCCTCAGGGGTTTCGCTCGGGGGCAACGTTCATATCGGGCGTGCCGCCTATGTCGGGATGAATGCCAGTGTCCGCGAGCGCACGTCCATCGGCGCAAATGCCACGATCGGGATGGGCGCGGCGGTCCTCACGGACGTACCGGCAGAGGAAACCTGGGCCGGGGTCCCGGCACGGGTGATCAAGCGGGGAAATTCCCCTGCGCTGGAGGGCATCCAATGA
- a CDS encoding Gfo/Idh/MocA family oxidoreductase → MSIRTIPSGQLNGHAVRPKLQIAVVGAGYWGPNLARNLKASPDWDLVAICDLDVERGLRLAETVGGVAVVESLDELLDTYNLDAVAVATPAHTHHGVVMTALRAGKHVLVEKPLADSRAKGLEMVEEAKARGLVLMADHTYCFTPAVLKIQELVATGALGDILYVDSVRINLGLVQPDVDVFWDLAPHDLSILDFVLPGGLHPTEIAAHGADPLGTGRDCVGHLTFGLPNDAMVHIHVNWLSPTKIRQMIIGGSKRTLVWDDLNPQQRLSVYDRGVSLEHQPRSAADKRTSAISYRLGDTWSPALQEREPLGQVVAELAASIRNHTMPRTSGESGLRVLSVLEAVTQSLSTDGQSTVVAGNEVNLQVAR, encoded by the coding sequence ATGAGCATACGAACAATTCCATCGGGACAACTGAATGGCCACGCAGTGCGGCCCAAGCTTCAGATTGCAGTCGTCGGGGCAGGCTATTGGGGTCCCAATCTCGCCAGGAACCTTAAAGCCAGCCCTGACTGGGACCTGGTGGCCATTTGCGACCTGGACGTAGAACGCGGGCTCAGGCTTGCCGAAACGGTAGGTGGCGTGGCCGTCGTCGAGTCCTTGGACGAACTGCTGGACACATACAACCTTGATGCCGTTGCGGTGGCGACACCGGCACACACCCATCACGGAGTGGTGATGACGGCGCTGCGCGCCGGGAAGCATGTGCTGGTGGAAAAACCCTTGGCGGACAGCCGGGCAAAAGGCCTGGAGATGGTGGAAGAAGCCAAAGCCAGGGGTTTGGTGCTGATGGCGGACCATACCTACTGCTTCACCCCGGCAGTCTTGAAGATCCAGGAGCTTGTAGCCACCGGGGCGTTGGGCGATATCCTCTACGTCGACTCGGTCCGTATCAACCTGGGCCTGGTCCAACCGGACGTCGACGTTTTCTGGGACCTGGCTCCCCATGACCTTTCCATCCTTGACTTCGTCCTGCCGGGCGGCCTGCACCCCACAGAGATCGCGGCCCATGGGGCAGATCCGCTGGGTACCGGCCGTGACTGCGTGGGACATTTAACGTTTGGCCTTCCCAACGACGCCATGGTGCACATCCACGTGAACTGGCTCAGCCCCACCAAGATCCGGCAGATGATCATCGGGGGATCGAAGAGGACCCTCGTGTGGGATGACCTGAACCCGCAACAACGCCTCAGTGTCTACGACCGTGGGGTCAGCCTTGAACACCAGCCCCGGTCAGCGGCGGACAAACGGACCTCCGCCATTTCCTACCGCCTCGGCGACACGTGGTCGCCTGCACTGCAGGAGCGCGAGCCCTTGGGCCAGGTGGTGGCCGAACTCGCTGCGTCCATCCGTAACCACACCATGCCCCGTACCAGTGGAGAGTCCGGGCTCCGCGTCCTGTCTGTCCTGGAGGCCGTCACCCAAAGCCTGAGCACCGACGGGCAGTCCACAGTGGTGGCCGGCAACGAGGTCAATCTCCAGGTTGCACGGTGA
- a CDS encoding DUF5703 family protein — MREQFPGSSVERQRDYARQYEYLVLTVGPDDSLPDARRRLAEHSEYGKWELERSVLYLGGGRRFWLRRKVYSVQRTV; from the coding sequence ATGAGAGAACAATTTCCGGGTAGCTCCGTAGAGCGCCAACGAGACTATGCACGTCAGTACGAGTACCTCGTACTGACGGTGGGACCTGACGATTCTCTGCCCGACGCCCGACGCCGGCTCGCGGAGCATTCCGAATACGGCAAATGGGAGCTCGAACGCAGCGTGCTCTACCTTGGCGGTGGCCGCCGTTTTTGGCTGCGCCGCAAAGTGTATTCAGTGCAGCGGACCGTCTAG
- a CDS encoding DegT/DnrJ/EryC1/StrS family aminotransferase, producing MTASGLHLARIDVMKPWLGEDEAQAVAEVIASGWVAQGPKVRQFEEAFCLLQQAGFAVATSNCTTALHLALVVAGVGPGDDVVVPSFSFIATANAATYVGARPVFADVDVTTGCVTAETLRAALTPATKAVIAVDQGGVPVDLAPIRAMCDPLGITVVEDAACAIGSRYHGRAVGAGAEVAAWSFHPRKILTTGEGGMLSTSRQDFADTSRRLREHAMSVSAADRHASILAPQEEYLEIGFNYRMTDLQAAVGIVQLGRLREVIQRRRKLAATYADAFAEIEGLRLVSDPDYGISNFQSCWLEVGPGFPLERDGLMSVLAEDGISARRGIMAAHRQPAYAGKDTGKAALDATEWLTDHTLILPLYHQLSLHDQVRVIDSVYRAAGRLT from the coding sequence ATGACCGCCTCCGGTCTCCACCTGGCACGCATCGACGTCATGAAGCCGTGGCTGGGCGAGGACGAGGCCCAGGCAGTGGCCGAGGTGATCGCCTCCGGGTGGGTGGCACAAGGTCCCAAAGTCCGCCAGTTCGAAGAGGCTTTCTGCCTGCTGCAACAGGCAGGCTTCGCCGTCGCGACCTCCAACTGCACTACAGCCCTGCATCTGGCCCTTGTGGTGGCCGGCGTGGGCCCGGGCGATGACGTAGTAGTCCCGTCGTTCTCGTTCATTGCCACAGCCAACGCAGCAACGTACGTGGGGGCTCGTCCGGTGTTCGCCGACGTTGACGTCACAACCGGTTGTGTCACTGCAGAGACACTGCGTGCCGCCCTGACTCCGGCCACCAAGGCAGTCATCGCCGTGGACCAGGGCGGAGTGCCCGTTGATCTGGCTCCCATCCGGGCGATGTGCGATCCGCTGGGCATCACCGTGGTGGAAGATGCTGCCTGCGCCATCGGTTCCCGCTACCACGGCCGGGCTGTGGGGGCCGGAGCGGAAGTCGCCGCCTGGTCCTTCCACCCACGCAAGATCCTCACCACCGGGGAAGGCGGCATGCTGTCCACCTCGCGGCAGGACTTTGCTGATACATCAAGGCGCCTCCGTGAACACGCCATGAGCGTCTCTGCCGCCGACCGGCACGCCAGCATTCTCGCGCCCCAGGAGGAGTACCTCGAAATCGGGTTCAACTACCGCATGACTGATCTTCAGGCCGCCGTCGGAATCGTCCAACTGGGCCGGCTCCGGGAGGTCATCCAGCGGCGGCGGAAACTGGCAGCTACCTACGCGGACGCTTTCGCAGAAATCGAGGGCTTGCGCCTGGTCAGCGACCCGGACTATGGAATCAGCAACTTCCAGTCCTGCTGGCTTGAAGTCGGGCCAGGGTTTCCCCTGGAACGCGACGGGTTGATGTCTGTTTTGGCCGAGGATGGAATTTCTGCGCGGCGGGGCATCATGGCAGCCCACCGCCAACCGGCCTACGCCGGCAAAGACACCGGGAAGGCAGCCCTGGATGCCACTGAATGGCTGACTGACCACACCCTCATCCTGCCCCTGTACCACCAGCTTTCCCTGCACGATCAGGTCCGGGTCATCGATTCCGTGTATCGGGCAGCAGGTCGACTGACATGA
- a CDS encoding NAD-dependent epimerase/dehydratase family protein, translating into MKRLLGANVLVTGGAGTIGSTLVDQLLDAGAAHVDVLDNLVRGRMANLDAALASERVDLVEGDLRDRDLVHDLTRGKDLVFHQAAIRITQCAEEPRLALEVLVDGTFNVIEATAQHAVEKLILASSASVYGMAEEFPTTERHHHHNNDTFYGAAKSFNEGMARSFRAMTGLNYVALRYFNVYGPRMDVHGLYTEVLVRWMERIVDGRPPLIFGSGQQTMDFIHTADVARANVLAAVSDVTDGVYNVASGTETSLAGLAQTLLDVMESPLHLEHGPERAVNGVARRLADTSAAREDLGFEAAVGLEDGLRSLVAWWRPLREEIAAARTTTRPDAPVAGAR; encoded by the coding sequence GTGAAAAGGCTCCTCGGCGCCAACGTCCTGGTCACCGGTGGCGCCGGAACCATAGGGTCCACGCTGGTTGACCAACTGCTCGACGCCGGTGCCGCGCACGTGGACGTCCTGGATAACCTGGTGCGGGGACGCATGGCAAACCTGGACGCCGCATTGGCCAGTGAACGGGTGGACCTGGTGGAAGGTGACCTGCGGGACCGCGACCTGGTGCATGACCTCACCCGGGGCAAGGACCTGGTGTTCCACCAGGCCGCCATCCGCATCACCCAATGCGCCGAGGAACCACGGTTGGCACTCGAAGTGCTGGTGGACGGAACGTTCAACGTGATCGAGGCCACCGCCCAACACGCCGTGGAAAAGCTCATCCTGGCCTCCAGCGCTTCTGTGTACGGCATGGCCGAAGAATTCCCCACCACCGAACGCCACCACCATCACAACAACGACACGTTCTACGGCGCAGCCAAGTCCTTCAACGAGGGAATGGCGAGGAGCTTCCGGGCGATGACCGGCCTGAACTACGTGGCCTTGAGGTATTTCAACGTTTATGGTCCGCGGATGGACGTCCACGGGCTGTACACCGAGGTGCTGGTCCGTTGGATGGAGCGGATCGTCGATGGCCGTCCGCCACTGATCTTCGGCAGCGGTCAGCAAACCATGGATTTCATCCATACCGCCGATGTGGCCCGGGCCAACGTCCTGGCAGCAGTCAGTGACGTCACCGATGGTGTCTACAACGTGGCCAGCGGGACCGAAACCAGCCTCGCCGGGCTGGCCCAAACGCTGCTGGACGTCATGGAGTCACCGCTGCACCTTGAGCACGGACCGGAAAGAGCCGTCAACGGCGTGGCGCGCCGCCTGGCCGATACCTCGGCCGCGCGGGAGGACCTCGGGTTCGAGGCTGCCGTCGGCTTGGAAGATGGACTGCGCTCGCTGGTTGCCTGGTGGCGGCCACTGCGTGAAGAGATTGCCGCAGCACGCACCACCACCCGACCTGACGCTCCGGTAGCTGGTGCGAGATGA